ATGAGGGATTCGGGAGGATATGCAGAATTTTATCATGAAGGCCTCCTCCGGGCCACGCTCTCCAGGCGAATCCGCATGGCCTGGCGCGAGACCCGGTAACGGCGGCACAGCACCTCGAAGGGCAACTTCTCGCAGTCCTCCCGCAGCAGGGATTCGGGCATCAGAAGCTCCGACGCGAAACGGTCCGCCTGCCGTTCCTGGTCGGGATCCCGAGGCTCGCCGATACGGCCGAGGGGGTTGTGGCGAAGGAGCAGATGCCCCAGCTCGTGCGCGATGGAGAAACGGGCGCGCCCCTGCGGCAGGGAGGAATTGACCAGCAGGACGCCCCTGCCCTCCCTGAGGAGGAAAAGGGCCCCGAAGG
This sequence is a window from uncultured Fretibacterium sp.. Protein-coding genes within it:
- a CDS encoding ImmA/IrrE family metallo-endopeptidase — translated: MPFGDDVVQSLLDATLPLMQAPPVNLGVICRWLGIEVYAQPCRAFGALFLLREGRGVLLVNSSLPQGRARFSIAHELGHLLLRHNPLGRIGEPRDPDQERQADRFASELLMPESLLREDCEKLPFEVLCRRYRVSRQAMRIRLESVARRRPS